A part of Numenius arquata chromosome 16, bNumArq3.hap1.1, whole genome shotgun sequence genomic DNA contains:
- the DGCR8 gene encoding microprocessor complex subunit DGCR8, translating into MEKYENVPPLPKEPAREMNVENHTCPPPLPPNEQPPPPPLQTSSDAEVMDVGSGGDGQSDTPAGDTHSICRTQLLTKGSACYKSRLIIDPNNSDQSPRTARHAPSVRKFTPDLKLLKDVKISVSFTESCKSKDRKVLYTGVEQDYKADTDFGINNVNGDLHVCPFGGSNGKAVGVGGENDDKKDDENDIDQEKRVEYAVLDELEDFTDNLMEIDEEGGGFTSKAIVQRDKVDEETLNYSYEDDFDNDVDALLEEGLRAPKTRRLENEKYGGESDHQSDGETSVQPMMTKIKTVLKSRGRPPTEPLPDGWIMTFHNSGIPVYLHRESRVVTWSRPYFLGTGSIRKHDPPLSSIPCLHYKKMKENEEREQNNDITPNGEVSPVKHLDKSSELDCQTEEPDSTAADSGPLDDKDPSGGDAAQGALGQVKAKVEVCKDESVDLEDFRRYLEKRFDFEQVTVKKFRTWAERRQFNREMKRKQAESERPILPANQKLITLSVQDAPTKKEFVINPNGKSEVCILHEYMQRVLKVRPVYNFFECENPSEPFGASVIIDGVTYGAGTASSKKLAKNKAARATLEILIPDFVKQTSEEKPKDSEELEYFNHISIEDSRVYELTSKAGLLSPYQILHECLKRNHGMGDTSIKFEVIPGKNQKSEYVMTCGKHTVRGWCKNKRVGKQLASQKILQLLHPHVKNWGSLLRMYGRESSKMVKQETSDKSVIELQQYAKKNKPNLHILNKLQEEMKKLAQEREETRKKPKMTIVESAQPGSEPLCTVDV; encoded by the exons atggagaaatatgaaaatgtacCACCCCTCCCTAAAGAACCTGCAAGAGAAATGAATGTGGAGAATCATACTTGTCCCCCACCTCTGCCGCCTAATGAAcagcctccaccacctcccctgcAAACGTCCAGTGACGCAGAGGTAATGGACGTTGGCTCTGGTGGTGATGGACAGTCAGATACCCCTGCTGGGGACACGCACAGTATCTGCAGAACACAGCTTCTCACAAAGGGATCTGCCTGCTACAAAAGTCGTCTTATAATAGACCCTAACAATAGTGACCAAAGCCCAAGAACTGCTCGTCATGCACCTTCAGTTCGCAAGTTCACCCCAGATCTTAAGTTACTTAAAGATGTAAAGATAAGTGTTAGCTTTACAGAAAGCTGCAAAAGCAAAGATAGGAAAGTTCTGTACACTGGAGTTGAGCAGGATTATAAGGCAGATACAGATTTTGGTATTAATAATGTAAATGGGGATTTGCATGTTTGTCCTTTTGGTGGTAGTAATGGTAAAGCTGTAGGAGTAGGGGGTGAAAATGATGACAAGAAGGATGATGAAAATGATATTGATCAGGAAAAGAGAGTGGAGTATGCTGTTCTGGATGAGCTAGAAGACTTTACCGACAATTTGATGGAAATagatgaagaaggaggagggtTCACATCTAAAGCGATCGTTCAAAGAGATAAAGTGGATGAAGAAACCTTGAATTACTCATATGAG GATGACTTTGATAATGATGTGGATGCTCTGCTGGAAGAGGGTCTTCGAGCACCTAAAACAAGGAGActagaaaatgagaaatatggTGGTGAAAGTGATCACCAGTCTGATGGAGAAACAAGTGTGCAGCCAATGATGACCAAAATTAAAACTGTACTTAAAA GTCGTGGCCGCCCTCCTACAGAACCTTTGCCAGATGGATGGATCATGACATTCCATAACTCGGGCATTCCTGTATATCTGCACAGAGAATCTAGAGTTGTTACCTGGTCTAGACCTTACTTCTTGGGAACAGGAAGCATAAGG AAACATGATCCTCCCCTCAGTAGCATTCCCTGCTTGCAttacaaaaaaatgaaggaaaatgaggaaagggaACAAAACAATGACATAACCCCAAATGGGGAAGTGTCACCTGTAAAGCATCTAGATAAATCTTCAGAACTGGATTGCCAAACAGAAGAACCGGACTCTACTGCTGCTGATTCTGGGCCTTTAGATGACAAAGACCCCTCAGGGGGAGATGCAGCACAAGGAGCCTTAGGACAAGTTAAGGCCAAAGTTGAAGTATGTAAAGATGAATCTGTAG ATCTGGAAGATTTTAGACGCTATCTTGAAAAGCGTTTTGACTTTGAACAAGTTACCGTAAAAAAATTCAGAACCTGGGCTGAGAGACGGCAATTCAATCGTGAAATGAAGCGGAAGCAGGCAGAATCTGAGCGGCCAATTCTACCTGCCAATCAGAAACTCATTACCTTGTCCGTGCAAGATGCACCTACAAAGAAAG AATTTGTCATTAATCCCAATGGGAAATCTGAAGTTTGCATACTGCATGAATATATGCAACGAGTCCTAAAGGTTCGCCCTGTTTACAATTTCTTTGAATGTG AGAACCCAAGTGAACCTTTTGGAGCCTCGGTGATAATTGATGGAGTAACATATGGGGCAGGAACTGCCAGCAGCAAAAAACTTGCCAAGAATAAAGCTG CTCGTGCTACACTGGAAATCCTTATTCCCGACTTTGTTAAACAGACCTCTGAGGAGAAGCCCAAAGACAGTGAAGAACTTGAG TATTTCAACCATATCAGTATTGAGGACTCACGGGTATATGAACTCACCAGTAAAGCTGGACTCTTGTCTCCATATCAGATTCTCCACGAGTGCCTTAAAAG AAACCATGGAATGGGTGATACATCCATAAAGTTTGAAGTGATTCCTGGTAAAAATCAGAAGAGCGAATACGTCATGACTTGTGGCAAGCACACGGTGCGAGGCTGGT GCAAAAATAAGAGAGTGGGGAAACAATTAGCTTCTCAGAAAATCCTGCAGCTACTGCATCCACATGTGAAAAACTGGGGCTCTCTTTTGCGTATGTACGGTAGAGAGAGTAGCAAGATGGTTAAACAG